In Tenrec ecaudatus isolate mTenEca1 chromosome 4, mTenEca1.hap1, whole genome shotgun sequence, a single window of DNA contains:
- the LOC142446733 gene encoding olfactory receptor 2D3-like: MGKGNQTSVTEFILLGLSQDPKVQIFLFFVFLIIYLLSVFGNLLIIVLIQTDSQLHTPMYFFLKNLSLADFCFSTSIVPQMLVHLLVTKKAISFAGCSLQMVVFLLAGCTECSLLAVMSYDRYVAVCKPLHYSTIMTQKACVQLAIVSWISGAFVSSVDSAFTLCLPYQGLNVINHYFCEPPALLKLASADTYQAEMALFSMGVVILLAPVFLILVSYWHILSTVMRMKSGEGRLKVFSTCGSHLTVVVLYYGSGIFAYMRPNSKVMSEKDKVISVFYSVMTSMLNPIIYSLRNKDVKGAFKKLAGR; this comes from the coding sequence ATGGGAAAGGGAAATCAAACTTCTGTAACTGAATTCATCTTGCTGGGACTTTCACAGGATCCAAAGGTCCAGATCTTCTTGTTCTTTGTTTTCCTGATTATTTACCTTCTCTCAGTGTTTGGGAACCTGCTTATAATAGTCCTTATTCAAACAGACTCTCAACTTCACACACCTATGTACTTTTTCCTGAAAAACTTGTCTTTGGCTGACTTCTGTTTCTCTACAAGTATCGTTCCTCAGATGCTAGTCCATTTACTTGTGACCAAGAAAGCTATCTCCTTTGCTGGATGCTCCCTACAGATGGTTGTCTTCCTCTTGGCAGGGTGTACAGAGTGCTCACTGCTGGCTGtgatgtcctatgaccgctatgtagCCGTCTGTAAGCCCCTACACTACTCCACCATCATGACCCAGAAGGCTTGTGTCCAGCTAGCCATAGTGTCCTGGATCAGTGGAGCATTTGTGTCTTCAGTAGACAGTGCATTTACACTGTGCCTCCCCTACCAGGGACTGAATGTTATTAACCATTATTTTTGTGAACCTCCTGCGCTCCTGAAGCTGGCCTCAGCAGACACTTATCAGGCTGAGATGGCCCTCTTTTCTATGGGTGTGGTGATCCTCCTAGCTCCCGTCTTCCTCATTCTAGTCTCCTACTGGCACATTCTCTCCACTGTGATGCGGATGAAGTCAGGAGAAGGGAGGCTCAAGGTCTTCTCCACCTGTGGCTCCCATCTTACTGTGGTGGTTCTCTATTATGGCTCTGGGATATTTGCTTACATGCGACCCAATTCCAAAGTAATGAGTGAAAAGGATAAAGTCATCTCTGTGTTCTATTCTGTTATGACTTCCATGTTGAACCCCATCATCTACAGTCTGAGGAACAAGGATGTTAAAGGGGCTTTCAAGAAGTTGGCTGGGAGATAG